A genomic segment from Candidatus Brocadia sinica JPN1 encodes:
- a CDS encoding B12-binding domain-containing radical SAM protein produces MNILIVITNRYRNPVPVMPIGACSVAEAAEKAGYRVRVLDLMFERDPLGVLKAKLEKLNPDIVGLSVRNIDNNDMQNPVAFFKELKPLVDTIRSRTQATLVLGGAAVAVMPEELLRYTGADWAILGDGEVVFPELLESLSQNEIPDRIPGIAWLEDNTFKKTTGSVVRFSDGCLVPDFHRWINIRAYLSRLSTVPIQTKLGCHFKCVYCTYRKIEGHDYRLSASGSVVDTIQHLAALGLRDIEFVDNVFNSPYDHALAVCDGLARVRPDVRLQSLELNPLFIDDDLLTVMEKAGFVGIGITVESASGTVLEGLNKGFTVEDVYNAARVIQRHKLPCLWIFMLGGPGETGATVQETLLFAERFIRPEDVAFFNIGIRIYPGTELEQIARREEILALSAEEMLEPVFYFSPALELDWLQSTLQKVMAAHMNYINSNTIGFSFLPAMNRLGYKLGIKSPLWKHTRNIRRGLRFLGMDV; encoded by the coding sequence GTGAATATCCTTATTGTCATTACTAATCGTTATAGAAATCCTGTGCCTGTTATGCCTATTGGCGCATGTTCAGTGGCAGAGGCAGCTGAGAAGGCTGGCTACAGGGTGAGGGTGTTGGATTTGATGTTTGAGCGAGACCCATTGGGTGTCCTGAAAGCGAAACTTGAAAAGTTGAATCCGGATATTGTGGGTCTTTCAGTCCGAAACATCGATAATAACGACATGCAAAATCCAGTGGCGTTTTTTAAGGAGTTGAAACCACTGGTAGATACTATTCGAAGCAGGACGCAGGCAACTCTTGTTCTCGGGGGTGCTGCGGTTGCTGTAATGCCCGAAGAATTACTTCGTTACACAGGGGCTGACTGGGCGATACTGGGAGATGGAGAAGTTGTTTTTCCAGAATTGTTAGAATCGCTTTCACAAAATGAGATACCCGATAGGATACCGGGTATTGCATGGCTTGAGGATAATACCTTTAAAAAAACTACCGGTTCCGTTGTCCGTTTTTCGGATGGTTGTCTGGTTCCTGATTTTCACCGCTGGATTAATATACGTGCCTACCTGTCTAGGTTATCGACTGTTCCCATACAAACGAAACTCGGATGCCACTTCAAATGTGTATACTGTACGTATAGAAAAATTGAAGGGCATGATTATCGTTTGTCTGCTTCCGGGAGTGTGGTTGATACTATTCAGCATCTTGCTGCACTGGGGCTAAGGGATATCGAATTCGTTGATAATGTGTTTAATTCTCCGTATGATCATGCATTGGCTGTATGTGACGGTCTTGCAAGAGTTCGACCCGATGTCCGTCTCCAGAGCCTCGAATTGAACCCTCTTTTTATAGACGATGATCTTCTTACAGTAATGGAGAAAGCAGGTTTTGTTGGTATCGGTATTACCGTTGAAAGTGCATCTGGTACTGTTTTAGAAGGACTCAACAAAGGTTTTACTGTGGAAGATGTCTATAATGCAGCCCGGGTTATTCAGCGGCACAAGTTGCCTTGCCTCTGGATATTTATGCTTGGGGGGCCGGGTGAGACCGGGGCAACTGTGCAGGAAACGCTCCTCTTTGCGGAACGTTTTATACGTCCGGAAGACGTAGCATTTTTCAATATTGGGATACGTATTTATCCTGGCACAGAACTCGAGCAGATAGCACGGAGAGAAGAAATTCTGGCACTTTCCGCTGAAGAAATGCTGGAACCTGTATTTTATTTTTCGCCTGCTCTTGAGCTGGACTGGTTGCAAAGTACCTTGCAGAAAGTAATGGCTGCTCACATGAACTATATCAACTCAAATACCATCGGCTTCTCTTTTTTGCCGGCAATGAATCGACTGGGATACAAATTGGGAATCAAGTCTCCTCTCTGGAAACACACACGTAATATTCGACGGGGACTCAGATTTTTGGGAATGGACGTATAA
- a CDS encoding archaemetzincin family Zn-dependent metalloprotease, giving the protein MRIAEASKTEVLFIVPLGPVPKEVLHFLQIELTQRLGFHIQVSKANPLPQYAFNPGRNQYYSTKILERLRGLKVKDAWVLGIIDTDLYVPELNFAFGEAYIADKVCIISLMRLRQEYYGLPKNENLFLLRTLKEAIHEIGHTYGLGHCKDPRCIMRFSNSLRDTDIKGPDFCSRCMVKLK; this is encoded by the coding sequence ATGCGAATTGCAGAAGCCTCTAAAACAGAAGTACTTTTCATCGTCCCACTTGGCCCGGTACCAAAAGAGGTCTTACATTTCCTGCAAATTGAACTAACCCAAAGGTTGGGCTTTCATATACAGGTGAGTAAGGCCAATCCTCTTCCACAATACGCCTTCAATCCCGGGAGAAATCAATATTACTCTACAAAGATTTTGGAGAGGCTAAGAGGATTAAAGGTAAAGGATGCGTGGGTGCTTGGCATTATCGATACTGATTTATATGTGCCGGAATTGAATTTCGCCTTTGGTGAGGCATATATTGCAGATAAGGTTTGCATCATATCACTCATGAGACTTCGCCAGGAGTATTATGGCCTACCGAAAAATGAAAATCTCTTTTTGTTGCGGACATTAAAAGAGGCGATCCACGAGATCGGACATACTTACGGATTAGGTCACTGTAAAGATCCGAGGTGTATAATGCGCTTTTCCAATTCCCTCAGAGATACAGATATAAAGGGACCAGACTTCTGTTCCAGGTGTATGGTGAAACTCAAATAG
- a CDS encoding DUF72 domain-containing protein — MIQIGCCGFPVARQKYFDTFRVVELQQTFYQPPLSSTIQKWRNEAPPDFEYTLKAWQLITHEPSSPTYRRLKINIPQSKEKNYGSFKPTDEVYAAWEKTKAIADTLHAKVIVFQCPASFEPTGENKSNLKRFFYSMKSDRYIFAWEPRGRWGKKEIKTICKELNLIHCVDPFKSKPTFGSIRYYRLHGIGGYRYKYTQEDMNTLKNFVKEKIDIDVMFNNISMYDDALAFKRFFL; from the coding sequence ATGATACAGATTGGTTGCTGCGGTTTCCCCGTTGCAAGGCAAAAATACTTCGACACATTCAGGGTCGTAGAACTCCAGCAGACCTTTTATCAACCGCCTCTATCGTCAACCATCCAGAAGTGGCGCAATGAAGCTCCACCTGATTTTGAATATACGTTGAAAGCATGGCAATTGATAACCCATGAACCCAGTTCTCCAACGTATCGGAGGCTGAAGATAAATATCCCTCAATCGAAAGAAAAGAATTACGGTTCATTTAAGCCAACCGATGAGGTATATGCAGCCTGGGAAAAGACAAAGGCGATTGCTGACACATTACATGCAAAGGTCATTGTATTTCAATGTCCCGCCTCCTTTGAACCTACAGGCGAAAATAAGAGTAACCTGAAAAGATTCTTCTATTCCATGAAATCAGATAGGTATATCTTTGCCTGGGAACCAAGGGGAAGATGGGGTAAGAAGGAGATAAAAACTATTTGCAAGGAACTCAATCTGATTCACTGCGTAGATCCCTTTAAATCAAAACCAACCTTTGGAAGTATCCGTTACTATCGCTTGCATGGCATAGGCGGTTATCGATATAAATACACACAAGAGGACATGAATACACTAAAGAACTTTGTGAAAGAGAAAATCGATATCGATGTTATGTTCAATAATATCTCCATGTATGACGATGCGCTGGCATTCAAAAGATTTTTTCTATAG
- a CDS encoding IS1595 family transposase → MNKPYQEISLLEFQTKYQTEEDCEKRLFDLRWPQGFACPSCGHQEYYHVTKRKLYQCKKCRHQTSLTAGTVMHNTRTSLLLWFWAIYLTSTDKRGFSALSLSKKLGLSYWKAWTMLHKIRHAMKNRDSTYQLTGIVEIDDSFFGSSTKGSSKRGRGTSKTAVIVEASTHGDAVGFAKMTVVDKVDSASIDHLVKASVRVNQPVKTDGLPVYTIVSKSGHNHIQEIVKGKKAHEVLKWTHILISNAKSFIMGTFHRFGKKHLQAYLDEFCYRFNRRKWELQLFDRLVTACVNSQAIYFAELTQ, encoded by the coding sequence ATGAATAAACCATACCAAGAAATAAGTCTTCTGGAATTTCAGACAAAATACCAAACAGAAGAAGATTGTGAAAAAAGGCTCTTTGATCTCCGCTGGCCACAAGGATTTGCTTGTCCCAGTTGCGGGCATCAAGAATATTACCATGTTACTAAGCGTAAATTGTATCAGTGCAAAAAATGTCGGCATCAGACATCTTTGACAGCCGGAACGGTAATGCATAATACGAGGACTTCGCTTCTGCTCTGGTTCTGGGCAATATATCTGACAAGTACTGATAAACGTGGGTTTTCTGCTTTGTCTCTCTCTAAGAAGCTTGGTCTGAGCTATTGGAAAGCCTGGACGATGTTGCACAAGATTCGCCATGCGATGAAGAACCGTGATTCTACCTATCAACTGACTGGGATTGTTGAGATCGATGACTCTTTCTTTGGCAGTTCCACGAAGGGAAGTAGTAAACGCGGTCGTGGTACTTCGAAAACAGCTGTAATTGTTGAAGCATCTACCCATGGCGATGCCGTTGGCTTTGCCAAAATGACCGTGGTAGACAAAGTAGACAGTGCATCCATTGACCATCTCGTAAAAGCGAGTGTGAGAGTAAATCAACCGGTTAAGACCGATGGTTTGCCTGTCTATACTATTGTTAGCAAAAGTGGACATAATCACATACAAGAAATCGTTAAAGGTAAAAAGGCCCATGAAGTACTCAAATGGACACACATTTTGATCTCTAACGCCAAATCATTTATCATGGGAACTTTCCATAGATTCGGGAAAAAACATTTACAAGCATATCTTGATGAATTTTGTTATCGGTTTAATCGCAGAAAATGGGAGCTTCAACTCTTTGATAGATTAGTTACTGCCTGTGTTAACTCCCAGGCTATTTACTTTGCTGAGCTAACTCAATAA
- a CDS encoding DUF1858 domain-containing protein, with protein MERIRPENTVKDIVEKFPVTRRIFETYGIMCGGNILPDKPLSFFAKMHNISPAKLIDDLQKLIDGQVDSASDVAITRPQTEHVYELFVKTAIIIVLSTGCLYGASLLAFMAFKNSLTSVSWILTETHGDTQVYGWVGLFIMGISYFALPKFWNALLYSTPLAYKSFFLMVAGIFLSFVFKTTSYYSGLFFLKIPALIGCALQAASIAVFIYVICRTYFSSEKQKFEIYEGFLLSSYLWFIIQAIAFVALYFHFNVVGNTDIPDVFKNPIRHIQIVGFACMVIIGIFTKTLPIFLGIQEPNQKISGYVLYILNISIALRTISEFYKEYTSNLHGFFAAVFCIAGVLETFGVFLFIYNLNLFNRRKTVKNPVNLPTGFRKYIRAALVWLFVSEGALLTFTVYETLSGERVSHALFGAYRHAIFVGFISMMILGCASKMIPLSKGVKLCSPKLLNATFVFINIGCVFRVAAQPIATHLYPQLYPVMGMSGFLEYAAMFFFGINAWKTMQLDTEEEPSEQIKIATANTNVYQLIKQYPQTLEILVGFGFKQLKNPILRNTLARTISLGQAVQINPVNLEDLLKELNAAIKVCVGVKVA; from the coding sequence ATGGAAAGGATACGGCCAGAAAATACCGTCAAAGATATTGTTGAAAAATTCCCTGTAACCCGCCGAATCTTTGAGACTTACGGCATTATGTGTGGTGGTAATATCCTCCCCGACAAACCCCTTTCCTTTTTCGCCAAAATGCATAATATCAGTCCTGCCAAACTAATTGATGATCTTCAGAAACTTATCGATGGGCAAGTTGATTCAGCTAGCGACGTCGCAATTACAAGACCGCAAACCGAACACGTTTACGAACTCTTCGTAAAAACAGCCATTATCATTGTGCTTTCAACCGGATGTCTCTATGGGGCATCGCTATTGGCCTTCATGGCATTTAAAAATTCCTTGACTTCCGTATCCTGGATACTTACCGAAACACACGGCGACACGCAGGTGTACGGGTGGGTCGGTTTATTCATCATGGGTATTTCATATTTTGCCTTACCCAAATTTTGGAACGCCCTGCTTTACAGCACGCCGCTGGCTTACAAATCTTTTTTTTTGATGGTAGCCGGCATTTTTCTCTCTTTCGTCTTTAAGACAACTTCATACTATTCGGGTCTCTTTTTCTTAAAGATACCCGCGTTGATTGGGTGTGCGCTTCAAGCCGCATCGATAGCCGTTTTCATCTACGTTATTTGCAGGACGTATTTTTCCTCGGAAAAACAAAAGTTCGAAATTTACGAAGGGTTTCTCCTGTCCAGTTATCTCTGGTTCATCATCCAGGCCATTGCTTTTGTCGCTCTTTACTTCCATTTTAATGTTGTGGGAAATACAGACATCCCGGATGTCTTTAAGAACCCTATTCGTCATATCCAGATCGTGGGATTTGCCTGCATGGTTATTATCGGAATCTTTACCAAGACTTTGCCGATTTTTCTGGGCATACAGGAGCCCAACCAAAAAATCAGCGGCTATGTGTTGTATATCCTGAATATTTCAATCGCATTACGGACAATCTCGGAGTTTTACAAGGAATATACCAGCAATCTCCATGGTTTTTTTGCCGCGGTTTTTTGTATTGCAGGCGTCCTGGAGACGTTTGGAGTATTTTTATTTATTTATAATCTGAATTTATTCAACAGAAGAAAAACGGTTAAAAATCCTGTTAATTTACCGACTGGATTTAGAAAATATATCAGAGCCGCACTCGTGTGGTTATTTGTTTCTGAAGGTGCGCTCCTGACTTTTACGGTTTATGAAACTCTTTCGGGAGAACGAGTTTCTCATGCCCTGTTTGGCGCATACCGGCACGCAATTTTTGTCGGATTTATCAGCATGATGATCCTGGGATGCGCCTCCAAGATGATTCCCTTGAGCAAAGGGGTAAAATTGTGCAGTCCGAAACTACTCAACGCAACTTTCGTGTTTATAAATATTGGATGTGTATTCAGGGTAGCTGCCCAGCCGATTGCCACTCATCTCTATCCGCAACTTTATCCTGTTATGGGAATGAGTGGCTTTCTTGAATACGCAGCCATGTTTTTCTTTGGTATAAATGCATGGAAAACTATGCAACTCGACACAGAAGAAGAACCCTCAGAGCAAATCAAAATCGCAACTGCAAACACAAACGTCTATCAACTCATCAAGCAGTATCCGCAAACACTGGAGATATTGGTAGGGTTTGGATTCAAACAACTAAAAAACCCCATCCTCAGAAACACCCTTGCCAGAACAATCAGCTTAGGGCAAGCAGTGCAGATTAACCCGGTCAATCTTGAAGATTTATTGAAGGAATTAAATGCTGCGATAAAGGTGTGTGTCGGGGTAAAAGTGGCTTAG